Proteins encoded in a region of the Sporocytophaga myxococcoides DSM 11118 genome:
- a CDS encoding 4'-phosphopantetheinyl transferase family protein, whose product MEIFYTKFEDILDHKKLNTYLNCLPSSMREDILRYKMPFDLQGRLFGKLLLKKIFAHYFNNRDILYQLEYNKYGRPYTSNSKINFSISHSGKYVAVAIANGFQIGIDVEEIKEISIADFRSIFTEFEWNAILTSTNPLKTFYVYWTKKESTAKADGRGLSIPLNEIFIEDVISILYKKRWYLSEINLGPDYIMHIASEQKELINIHYITF is encoded by the coding sequence ATGGAAATATTTTATACTAAGTTTGAGGACATCCTCGACCATAAGAAATTAAATACTTACTTAAACTGTCTTCCCTCTTCAATGCGAGAAGATATTTTGAGATATAAAATGCCATTTGATCTCCAAGGACGTTTATTTGGAAAACTCCTATTGAAAAAAATATTTGCACACTACTTTAACAATCGAGATATATTATATCAGCTGGAGTACAACAAATACGGCCGTCCATATACTTCAAATTCAAAAATAAATTTTAGTATTTCTCATTCCGGAAAATATGTAGCAGTGGCAATTGCCAATGGATTTCAGATTGGGATAGATGTTGAAGAAATCAAAGAGATATCTATCGCTGATTTTAGAAGTATATTTACAGAATTCGAATGGAATGCAATTTTAACATCCACCAATCCTTTAAAAACATTTTATGTTTATTGGACAAAAAAGGAAAGTACAGCAAAGGCTGACGGAAGAGGTCTTTCTATTCCTTTAAATGAAATTTTCATTGAAGATGTGATCTCAATTTTATATAAAAAACGGTGGTATTTATCAGAGATTAATTTAGGACCTGATTATATAATGCATATTGCAAGCGAACAGAAAGAATTGATTAACATCCATTATATTACTTTTTAG
- a CDS encoding SH3 domain-containing protein has product MKRILFTILAVFFLPLFAYCVNYADSLKLADSLFKEKKYPQSYSIYSDILSSSEKFSPRMLLKMAMIKEHEDDYTMALYYLNLLYKYQPDKRVLEKMDELASAHQLTGYTFTDLEYFISLYNQYYYYIIFFFLIVSAIIYLYLIFKKFYSKRLGLRPLFFVFVLSFAYILTNYDIVPMKGIISQDHSYLMSGPSAGADPVAEIEKGHRVIVWSEDDVWYRISWNGEFVYIKKNHLLLVGDENHLSGESFSFDI; this is encoded by the coding sequence ATGAAGCGAATTTTATTTACAATACTTGCTGTTTTTTTTCTCCCCCTCTTTGCCTATTGCGTCAATTATGCTGATTCCCTGAAGCTTGCGGATTCATTATTCAAAGAAAAAAAATATCCACAATCCTATAGCATCTATTCTGACATACTTTCTTCTTCAGAAAAATTTTCCCCCAGAATGCTGCTCAAGATGGCAATGATCAAAGAACATGAAGATGATTATACCATGGCTCTTTATTATTTAAATCTGCTTTATAAATATCAACCGGACAAAAGAGTACTTGAAAAAATGGATGAACTTGCATCAGCCCATCAGCTTACTGGTTATACATTTACAGATCTGGAGTACTTTATTTCTCTTTACAATCAATATTACTATTACATCATCTTCTTCTTCCTAATTGTATCTGCAATTATCTACCTCTACCTTATATTCAAAAAATTTTATAGCAAAAGACTGGGGTTGCGTCCTCTCTTCTTCGTCTTTGTATTATCCTTTGCATACATTCTTACCAATTATGATATCGTTCCCATGAAAGGAATCATCAGCCAGGACCATTCTTACTTAATGAGCGGCCCTTCTGCAGGAGCAGACCCTGTGGCTGAAATAGAAAAAGGTCATCGTGTTATAGTATGGTCAGAAGATGATGTATGGTACAGAATCAGCTGGAATGGTGAATTTGTTTACATCAAAAAAAATCATCTACTATTGGTAGGAGATGAAAATCATTTAAGCGGTGAATCTTTCTCTTTCGATATATGA